The genomic region GAATAAATCGCGGGATACTTTCGATCCCGTATTCTTTTATAAACTGTGAACTCCAGTCGTTATCCGCAAATAACTGAATACCGCCTAATTTTTTTTCGTCTACCAGTTTTTTCCATTTGTCGTAGTCTTTTTTGGCATCGATCGAAATACTTACAAATTCGATGTTTTTACCATGGTATTGTTCTTCGACTTTTTGAAGGTGTGGAATTTCCTGACGACACGGACCACACCAGGTTGCCCATACGTCGATATATACAAATTTACCTTTTAGGTTGTCTAATGAAGTCTGACCGCCTTTGTAGTTTTCGTAATTGAATTTAGGCGATGGTTTTCCAGGGATCAATCCTTTGATTTTGTTGAATTTTTCAGTTAAGTCTTCCTTGAATTTGGTGTCGGTAGACAACGCCATGATTTCTTTGTATAAGGTTTCCGATTCGGTATTTCCGGCACGAATCTGGTAGCCTAAGTTTTGTAGAAAACTGTTTTTGATGTTCGGACTTTTTATTTTTTTGATTTCCGTTAAAATACGATCACTTAATTCTTTTTCGGTCATATTGGCACTGTTTTCCGATACTTTCTGATTAAAACGTGCGGCAATCAATTGTTTGTACGGATTCGAAAACAAGAAGTCGGTATCGTTATCCATATCAAGGGTAGTATCGAATTTTGGGAAGCTTTCAGAAGGTTTGAAGTTTTCCTTTTTGGCATAATGTGCATGATACGCCGGGTAGTTTAACAATAAAAGTTGTTCGAAATAGTCGATACTTTTTTGTTCGTTCTTTTTAAAACCGGCATCGGCAAATTTAGTACTGTTGTATAATTCCAATACGGCATTTTTTAATTCTTTATTTTTATTGACATAAGTAGTCTCATCCTGACTGTAAAATGTCTGCGGGTTGCCAAGCATGGTATTTACCAGTTGCCCTTTCTTAACCAGGTATTGATTTTCAACACTGCCATTTCCGGAAAAAGCAAGTGAGGTATTAAAATTTGCATCATCGGCGGTAATGTTTAGTTTGGTTCCTTTGGCCAGATATAAAGCAGCACGGTTGTTTTTGGTACTCAGCGTATAGGAACCGCTATACGAAATAGGGAAAGTTTCGGAAAACGAACCGTCGGGTTTTAACGTAATCTCTTTGTTAAAACTTTCGCCTTTGATTTTGATCTTTTTTTCTTCGGTATTGTTGATTTTTCCGGATAGCGTAATCGTCTCCGGCGGTAGCGTAAACGACGATAATACAAGGATGATCAACAAATAAAGTGTGTTTTTCATTGAAAATAGTTTTTAGTTGGTTTTTTAGGAGTTCAAATATAAGGATTGTTGTTTGTATAATAACATCCGAAATTGGTATAATATAGTTTGCTTTTTAGGCATATTTTATGGAATTTTGAGCAATTAATTTTTTAGACAAAAATGGACACAATACATTATATAAGCTCCGATGTGATTTCACTGGAGTTACTACAGGAAATCATTTCGCAAAACAGGAAACTGGAGTTATCGGAAGAAGCACGTGTAAACATCGAAAAATGCCGTGCCTATCTGGATGCCAAAATGGAATCGCATGGCGAGCCGATTTACGGTATCAACACTGGTTTTGGCTCTTTGTGTAATGTGAAAATTTCAAACGAAAACCTGTCAAAACTACAGGAAAACCTGGTAAAATCGCATGCTTGTGGTACCGGTGATGAAGTGCCGCATGAGATTGTAAAAATCATGTTATTGCTTAAAATCAAATCGTTAAGTTTTGGTCATTCCGGTGTACAGTTAAAAACGGTTGAACGATTGATCGATTTCTATAACAACGATGTTTTACCGGTGATTTATACGCAGGGATCGTTAGGCGCATCCGGCGATTTGGCACCATTGGCGCATTTGTCGTTGCCGTTAATCGGAGAAGGTGAAGTGTATCTGGATGGTTTCCGCCAACCGGCTAAAAAAGTCCTTGAAAAAATGGGATGGGAGCCAATCGTATTGCAATCCAAAGAAGGATTGGCATTGTTAAACGGAACGCAGTTTATGAGTGCTTATGGTGCATATGTATTACTAAAAGCG from Flavobacterium sp. WV_118_3 harbors:
- a CDS encoding TlpA disulfide reductase family protein, which translates into the protein MKNTLYLLIILVLSSFTLPPETITLSGKINNTEEKKIKIKGESFNKEITLKPDGSFSETFPISYSGSYTLSTKNNRAALYLAKGTKLNITADDANFNTSLAFSGNGSVENQYLVKKGQLVNTMLGNPQTFYSQDETTYVNKNKELKNAVLELYNSTKFADAGFKKNEQKSIDYFEQLLLLNYPAYHAHYAKKENFKPSESFPKFDTTLDMDNDTDFLFSNPYKQLIAARFNQKVSENSANMTEKELSDRILTEIKKIKSPNIKNSFLQNLGYQIRAGNTESETLYKEIMALSTDTKFKEDLTEKFNKIKGLIPGKPSPKFNYENYKGGQTSLDNLKGKFVYIDVWATWCGPCRQEIPHLQKVEEQYHGKNIEFVSISIDAKKDYDKWKKLVDEKKLGGIQLFADNDWSSQFIKEYGIESIPRFILVDPNGNIVTADAPRPSDPQLTELFTKQGVK